ACGTCGCGCCTCGTTCTCGATGTCCGGGAAGCGGTCGTAGTACTTCTGCGTCGTCTGGAGCGGCACGTGCGGCGCGTGATAGGCGACGTGCAGGTAGAAGGGGCGGTCTCGGTTGCGGTCGATGAATTCGACCGCCTCGCGTGTGAATTCCTCGGTCAGATAGAGGCCCGAATTCTCGACCACCTCCCGATCCGTGCCGCGCAGCACCTGGCCGAGCGAATAAACGCTACGCGGAATGAGCGGCGCGTTGGGTGTGTCGACTCCGATGGCGCCGGGAACATCCGGGTCGATGTACGCGGTCTGGCCGGTCAGGAAACCGAAGAACTCGTCGTAGCCGCGGTCCGTCGGGTAGAATTGGTCCTGGCTTCCCTGGTGCCACTTGCCGACGAAGGCCGTGCGCATTCCCGTCGAGCGCAGCACATCGCCGATCGTGCGTTCGCCGGGGTCGAGTCCGAGACCCTCGCGATCGGCCCGCGCCGCGTTCCCGGCATTGTACTCGAAGCCGAAGCGATGCTGATAGCGCCCGGTCAACATGGCGGCCCGTGACGGGCTGCACACCGCGCCGGTGACGTAACCGTCGGTGAAGCGGACGCCCGTGGCACCGATTCGATCGATGTTGGGGGTACGCACCTGCCCACCGGGGTTGTACGCCGAGACGTCGACATACCCGAGGTCGTCGGCGACGATGACGACCACGTTGCGCGCAAGCGGAGTCGATTCGTCTTGAAGATCGGAATCGCTGCACCCGCAGATGGAGGCGAAGCTCAGGCTAACGAGAACAAGCAGCCACCAACGATGCATTCCCGGCTTTGTCTCCTCGAAGTTCATCTCTGTCTCCTCGATCCGGAGCCGCCGGGACCGCGGTTGATGCCGATGCGCGTGTCAGGGTTCAGGTCCTGATTGGGGTCGACCAGGTGCCCGGCGGGGAAGGCAACCGAGATCGCCGGGTCCACGGTGTCCAGGCAAAGGTGGTGGTTGTTGTCACGGTCGCCGACTTCCGCGAGTGCCACCGGGGCGATCTCGTCGCGTGTGCCGTCTGCACGTTCCACCGTCACGCGATACAATGCGCGCTCGGTGTCGCCGGCAGCGTCACCACCCGGCTGGCGCACACCGCCGGCCCAGGTTGCCCGAATCACCTGGCGGGTGCCTGCCGGGCAGGCGGAACCCCGTCTCGAGACGGACCATTCGTCCGGGGGCACCACCTCTGCCAGCACGAGGCTCGGCCCGGCGTCCAGCGGTGTCACCTGGACCGTCGTGGCGCGAAAACTCACCGGGCCGCCCGTCGCGCCGTCCGACAGAAGGTTACCCACAACCACCACCTTCGCCGGCGGGTCGTCGTCGGCATCGCCGAACTCACCGATGAGGAGCACGGTCCTGCGCTCACCTTCATCGACAGACGGCGCGAGAGTCACGCAGAACGG
This region of Candidatus Binatia bacterium genomic DNA includes:
- a CDS encoding sulfatase-like hydrolase/transferase, which codes for MNFEETKPGMHRWWLLVLVSLSFASICGCSDSDLQDESTPLARNVVVIVADDLGYVDVSAYNPGGQVRTPNIDRIGATGVRFTDGYVTGAVCSPSRAAMLTGRYQHRFGFEYNAGNAARADREGLGLDPGERTIGDVLRSTGMRTAFVGKWHQGSQDQFYPTDRGYDEFFGFLTGQTAYIDPDVPGAIGVDTPNAPLIPRSVYSLGQVLRGTDREVVENSGLYLTEEFTREAVEFIDRNRDRPFYLHVAYHAPHVPLQTTQKYYDRFPDIENEARRVLAGMVSAMDDGVGAILKRLERHGLTEDTLVVYLSDNGCAFVSGACSCELLRGGKVTVFEGGVRVPYLMQWPRGIADGQVDDRIVSSLDLLPTIASAVGVLLPDDRDYDGVDLVPYLSGETPGEPHDKLFWRAGTAVGAREGDWKLWESRDGDFTFLFDLATDLGEENDLSRERIDELDSLRAGIENWERGMSTPAWGPRESTVSTCDGFSANVLF